One part of the Janthinobacterium sp. 17J80-10 genome encodes these proteins:
- a CDS encoding sigma-54-dependent Fis family transcriptional regulator translates to MIKESRERSIAYGLTESAIPDFSPVNRTDLTLAIEQNRILHTHALPVMETLYEQIINTHNMVILTDAHGLIVHTLGDDDFLEKANRVALQPGVAWSEQSKGTNAIGTAIAEQAPAQVHANEHYLIANHFLTCSAAPIFDSEGSVIGVLDVTGDQNSFHKHTMGLVRMSAQMIENQMFSAAFSDAITLRFHSRPEFIGTLMEGIAAFTQGGRFLSANRCGLFQLGLPLNSLKMHTFSSLFGLPVSALFDHYRTASPGLLNLCMHSGVRVYARAQLHRANMFFQAEPLPAGASERSAPPQAQAAQRVDQQATRRLSSLHYLNTGDAQIAALIEKVNKVLGRDIAILVTGETGTGKELLAQAIHNDSPRANSPFVAVNCASIPETLIESELFGYEDGAFTGARKKGSVGKILQANGGTLFLDEIGDMPLSLQARLLRVLQERMVTPLGSSRSIPVNVALICATHRNLRELISAGVFREDLYYRLNGLVVKLPPLRERSDLEVVVQRLIVSEADGMQCTVSAEVLQLFKRHNWPGNCRQLTNLLRTAIVMVGDDREIRREHLPDDFLDDIDAVRQGESTQSTRIGAEVYAPMPASATLDDVEISLIQKALAAHGGNISATARALGVSRNKIYRKIPQQ, encoded by the coding sequence ATGATAAAAGAATCCCGCGAACGTTCCATCGCTTACGGCCTTACCGAGAGCGCCATTCCCGACTTCAGCCCGGTGAACCGCACCGACCTGACGCTGGCCATCGAGCAAAACCGGATCTTGCACACGCATGCGCTGCCGGTGATGGAAACCTTGTATGAGCAAATCATCAACACCCACAACATGGTCATCCTGACGGATGCGCACGGCCTGATCGTGCATACGCTGGGCGATGACGATTTCCTGGAGAAAGCCAACCGGGTCGCGCTGCAGCCGGGGGTGGCCTGGTCGGAACAGAGCAAGGGCACCAATGCGATCGGCACTGCCATCGCCGAACAGGCGCCGGCCCAGGTCCACGCCAACGAGCATTATCTGATTGCCAATCATTTCCTGACCTGCTCAGCAGCGCCGATCTTCGATTCGGAAGGCAGCGTGATCGGCGTACTCGACGTCACCGGCGACCAGAACAGCTTTCACAAGCACACCATGGGGCTGGTGCGCATGTCGGCGCAGATGATCGAAAACCAGATGTTTTCCGCCGCCTTTTCGGACGCTATCACGCTGCGTTTCCATAGCCGGCCGGAATTCATCGGCACTCTGATGGAGGGCATCGCCGCCTTTACCCAGGGCGGGCGCTTTTTGTCAGCCAACCGCTGCGGCCTGTTCCAGCTCGGCTTGCCTCTCAACTCGCTGAAGATGCATACCTTCAGTTCGCTGTTCGGCTTGCCGGTGTCAGCCCTGTTCGACCATTACCGCACCGCCTCTCCGGGCTTGCTGAACTTGTGCATGCATAGCGGGGTTCGGGTCTATGCGCGTGCACAATTGCATCGGGCGAACATGTTCTTTCAGGCAGAGCCGTTGCCCGCTGGCGCATCCGAGCGCAGCGCACCGCCGCAGGCACAGGCTGCACAGCGCGTCGACCAGCAGGCGACACGCCGCCTGTCGAGCCTGCATTACCTCAATACCGGCGATGCCCAGATCGCCGCCCTGATCGAGAAAGTGAACAAAGTGCTCGGACGCGATATCGCGATCCTGGTCACCGGCGAAACCGGCACCGGCAAGGAATTGCTGGCGCAAGCCATCCACAATGATTCGCCGCGCGCAAACAGCCCCTTCGTTGCCGTCAATTGCGCCTCGATTCCCGAGACGCTGATTGAATCGGAGTTGTTCGGCTATGAAGACGGCGCCTTCACCGGCGCCCGCAAGAAAGGCAGCGTCGGCAAGATCCTGCAAGCCAATGGCGGCACGCTGTTCCTGGATGAAATCGGCGACATGCCCCTGAGCCTGCAGGCGCGCCTCTTGCGCGTGCTGCAGGAGCGCATGGTGACGCCGCTGGGCAGCAGCCGTTCGATCCCCGTCAACGTAGCGCTGATCTGCGCCACGCACCGCAACCTGCGCGAACTGATATCCGCCGGCGTGTTTCGCGAAGACTTGTACTACCGCCTGAACGGCTTGGTCGTGAAACTGCCGCCCTTGCGCGAGCGCAGCGACCTGGAAGTGGTGGTCCAGCGCTTGATCGTCTCGGAAGCCGATGGCATGCAGTGCACCGTGTCGGCCGAGGTATTGCAGTTATTCAAGCGGCACAACTGGCCCGGCAACTGCCGCCAGCTGACCAATTTGCTGCGCACCGCCATCGTCATGGTCGGCGATGACCGCGAAATCCGTCGCGAGCACTTGCCGGACGACTTCCTGGACGATATCGACGCAGTGCGGCAAGGCGAGAGCACGCAAAGCACTCGGATCGGCGCAGAGGTATACGCGCCGATGCCGGCATCGGCCACGCTCGACGATGTCGAAATATCGCTGATCCAGAAAGCCCTGGCAGCGCACGGCGGCAATATTTCAGCCACCGCGCGCGCGCTGGGGGTTTCCCGCAACAAGATTTACCGCAAGATCCCGCAGCAATAA